GGATGCGGTCGAGCGTCGCTATGCGGCGCGCGAGCTGCGGCGGCCAGTCCTCGCCGATGCGCGTCGCCCAGAGAAGCTTCATTCGCCGCACCTCTGTCGCAACAGCGGCCGCAAAAACGGTCGTGTCGAGCCCAAGTTGATAGCCCGAGGGGAGCAGGATATTGTCGAATCCCCCTTCTTCGGCGCGCAGAACGATATTGCGGCAGTGTTCCCAGCTCGAGCGCAGATAGGGATCGGCGACGCCCAAAAATTCATAGTCGTCATCGCAGAGCGCCGAGAACCAGGCGATCTCGCATTGCTGTTGGGTCATGTCTCTTCCTCTCCATGCCCTGGGACGCCTCGTTTCGCAGGGTCTTGTCATGCGCGGCGGACGGCGCCGCAGGTTCAGGGCAACGCGGCGCCGCGCGCGGCAACAAGCACGTCATACCATTCGGACCGCGTCCACCGGACACGGAGCGCGCTTGCCGCCTCCCCAATTCGTTCGGCGCGCTGCGATCCGACAATCGGCACGATGCCTGCTGGATGCGCCATCAGCCAGCTGTAGGCGGCAATTTCGCGCGACACATTTTGCGCGGCGGCTACCCGGTCCAGCGCAGCGGCGACCGCCTTGTCGCGGTCGCTTTGCGGGGCGAGCAGCCGCCCGCCGCCCAGCGGTGACCAGGCGAGCGGGACGAGCCCGATCGCCATGGCCCGGTCAAGCTCGCCATTTTCGAAACAGTCGATGCGCAGCGGACTGATTTCGGGCTGCGTGGCGACGAGCTTGCTGCCAAGAAAGCCATTGAGCGCGTCGGTCTGCGCGATGGTGAAGTTGGAGACGCCGAGCGAGCGGATCTTGCCCGCCGCTATCGCGTCATCGAGCGTACGGGCGACCTCCTGGGGATGCGCCAGAATGTCGGGACGATGGATCTGCCAAAGATCAATCCGGTCGGTTCGCAGCCGCCGCAGCGACGCATGGATCGCCTCGCCAAGATATTCGGGACTTTGATCATAGGGAAGCGGCGGGCGAATGCCGCCTTTCGTCGCAAGCACCATGCGATCGCGCAGCGCCGGTTCGGTCGCCAGCACCTCACCCAGCAACGCTTCGGCGTCGCCGAAGCCCCCCGCCCCGTCGAACCCGTATATATCGGCGGTGTCGAGCAAGGTGATTCCCGCATCGAGCGC
This DNA window, taken from Sphingopyxis alaskensis RB2256, encodes the following:
- a CDS encoding aldo/keto reductase, with translation MSLLPVPPASRPLGNSGMSVSSIAWGMWRFAEGGRTVADAARLVHAALDAGITLLDTADIYGFDGAGGFGDAEALLGEVLATEPALRDRMVLATKGGIRPPLPYDQSPEYLGEAIHASLRRLRTDRIDLWQIHRPDILAHPQEVARTLDDAIAAGKIRSLGVSNFTIAQTDALNGFLGSKLVATQPEISPLRIDCFENGELDRAMAIGLVPLAWSPLGGGRLLAPQSDRDKAVAAALDRVAAAQNVSREIAAYSWLMAHPAGIVPIVGSQRAERIGEAASALRVRWTRSEWYDVLVAARGAALP